In Treponema primitia ZAS-2, a genomic segment contains:
- a CDS encoding nitrogenase component 1: MHEVLKNSRHGCDLHGALQTLEELSGVAAVVHANAGCVYQHYLADRAGHLAGGSVYGPEIPSTEVIEKQIVFGGASRLREELKNAAKVIDGSLYIILGSCEAAMVGDDLAAMTKEATDIALPVIFYFSAGFKGGSHWGYANIMRVIIQQLPSVRKFSSEKIPGLVNVLGILPKADIFYKGDIREIKRLLETAGLTANTFFGPRDGVAELERSALAEHSLVFSHWGLAAAEQLKEQYGIPYTFFESLPLGIEGTAAFYKQLSSVIKIDETRTTAFLGQEEEQYRYYLKSLTDVYFGETLQKNTALVGDISTVKRISPFLEHSLGTVIHTAVLTDVYTHGKEEARPPVPEGLAGEVFKTDDSAEIDQILSDADVEMVLGSALEEDAAKRLKIPHLTISTPNGNQVLLHKTYAGITGAYFLLEDYASAVLRNNAEQREEKRRFLKSLDVFQEPLS, translated from the coding sequence ATGCATGAAGTACTGAAGAATTCCCGTCATGGGTGCGATCTGCACGGCGCCCTGCAAACCCTGGAAGAACTTTCCGGCGTAGCGGCGGTGGTACATGCCAACGCCGGCTGTGTGTATCAGCATTATTTGGCGGACCGGGCTGGCCATCTGGCTGGCGGGAGTGTTTATGGGCCGGAGATACCCTCTACTGAGGTTATTGAAAAGCAAATCGTTTTCGGCGGGGCATCCCGTCTGCGGGAAGAACTCAAAAATGCGGCTAAGGTAATTGACGGATCATTGTATATCATCCTGGGAAGCTGTGAAGCTGCCATGGTGGGGGATGATCTGGCGGCCATGACCAAGGAAGCTACCGATATTGCTCTGCCGGTTATTTTTTATTTTTCCGCAGGATTTAAGGGAGGCAGCCACTGGGGTTATGCTAATATTATGCGCGTCATTATACAGCAGCTGCCCTCGGTGAGAAAATTTAGCTCGGAAAAAATACCTGGTTTGGTTAATGTCTTAGGTATACTGCCTAAGGCGGATATCTTTTATAAAGGGGATATCCGGGAGATAAAACGACTCCTGGAAACTGCGGGATTGACGGCCAACACTTTTTTTGGGCCCCGGGACGGCGTAGCAGAACTGGAACGGAGCGCCCTGGCGGAGCATAGCCTGGTGTTTTCCCATTGGGGGCTTGCCGCTGCAGAACAGTTGAAAGAACAATACGGCATTCCCTATACGTTTTTTGAAAGTCTGCCCTTGGGAATCGAAGGAACAGCGGCATTTTATAAACAGCTTTCATCGGTGATTAAAATTGACGAGACGAGAACCACTGCTTTTCTGGGACAGGAAGAAGAACAATACCGCTATTACCTAAAATCCCTGACCGATGTCTATTTTGGAGAAACCCTGCAGAAAAACACAGCCCTGGTGGGGGACATCAGTACCGTAAAACGAATAAGCCCCTTTTTGGAACATTCCCTGGGCACGGTGATTCATACAGCAGTACTAACCGATGTATATACCCACGGTAAGGAAGAAGCCCGGCCTCCGGTTCCTGAGGGATTGGCCGGAGAAGTTTTTAAGACCGATGACAGCGCGGAAATTGATCAGATCCTGAGTGATGCGGATGTGGAGATGGTCCTGGGAAGTGCTCTGGAAGAGGATGCTGCGAAGCGCCTCAAAATTCCCCACCTTACCATTTCGACCCCTAATGGAAACCAGGTTCTGCTCCACAAGACCTACGCGGGGATCACGGGCGC